The Sphingopyxis fribergensis genome contains a region encoding:
- a CDS encoding thiazole synthase, giving the protein MTDTWSVAGRTFTSRLIVGTGKYKDFEQNAAAVAASGAEIVTVAVRRVNVSDPNAPMLTDYIDPKKITYLPNTAGCFNADDAIRTLRLAREAGGWDLVKLEVLGEAKTLYPNMRETLEATEVLAKEGFLPMVYCVDDPIAAKQLEDAGAVAVMPLGAPIGSGLGIQNRVTIRLIVEGASVPVLVDAGVGTASDAAVAMELGCDGVLMNTAIAEAKDPVRMARAMKLAVEAGRDAYLSGRMGLRRYADPSSPLAGLI; this is encoded by the coding sequence TTGACCGACACTTGGAGCGTTGCCGGGCGGACATTCACGTCGCGGCTGATTGTCGGGACCGGCAAGTACAAGGATTTCGAACAGAATGCGGCGGCGGTCGCGGCGTCGGGGGCGGAGATCGTCACCGTTGCGGTGCGCCGCGTCAATGTGTCGGACCCGAATGCGCCGATGCTGACCGACTATATCGATCCCAAGAAGATCACCTACCTGCCCAATACGGCGGGCTGCTTCAACGCCGACGACGCGATCCGCACCTTGCGGCTGGCGCGCGAGGCGGGGGGCTGGGATCTGGTCAAGCTCGAGGTGCTCGGGGAGGCGAAGACGCTCTATCCGAACATGCGCGAGACGCTGGAGGCGACCGAGGTGCTTGCGAAAGAGGGCTTCCTGCCGATGGTCTATTGCGTCGACGATCCGATCGCCGCGAAGCAGCTCGAGGATGCGGGCGCGGTCGCGGTGATGCCGCTCGGCGCGCCGATCGGATCGGGGCTCGGTATCCAGAATCGCGTGACGATCCGCCTGATCGTCGAAGGCGCGTCGGTGCCGGTGCTTGTCGACGCGGGCGTGGGGACGGCGAGCGATGCCGCGGTGGCGATGGAACTCGGCTGCGACGGCGTGCTGATGAACACCGCGATCGCCGAGGCCAAAGACCCCGTTCGCATGGCGCGGGCGATGAAGCTGGCGGTCGAGGCGGGGCGCGATGCCTATTTGTCGGGACGGATGGGGCTCAGGCGCTACGCCGACCCTTCGAGTCCGCTGGCGGGGCTTATTTGA
- a CDS encoding type II 3-dehydroquinate dehydratase produces MTNERTDKPTVFVFSGPNLNLLGTREPEIYGHDTLNDIHARLEAQAAELGLRVECRQTNHEGVLIDWLHEAYIAGAKAVLLNAGGYTHTSIAIHDAIKSIKVPVIEVHLSDPMKREEFRHISYVGIAAVDHFAGHGADSYTLALDAAARL; encoded by the coding sequence TTGACCAACGAGCGTACCGACAAGCCGACCGTCTTTGTCTTCTCCGGCCCCAATCTAAACCTGCTCGGCACGCGCGAGCCCGAAATTTACGGGCATGACACGCTGAATGACATTCACGCACGTCTCGAGGCGCAGGCGGCCGAGCTGGGCCTCCGCGTCGAATGCCGGCAAACGAACCATGAAGGCGTGCTGATCGACTGGCTGCATGAGGCCTATATCGCGGGCGCCAAGGCGGTATTGCTCAACGCCGGCGGCTACACCCACACCTCGATCGCGATTCACGACGCGATCAAATCGATCAAGGTGCCGGTGATCGAGGTCCATCTGTCGGACCCGATGAAGCGCGAAGAGTTCCGCCATATCAGCTATGTCGGCATCGCGGCGGTCGATCATTTTGCGGGTCACGGCGCCGACAGCTATACGCTGGCGCTGGACGCCGCCGCGCGTCTCTGA
- a CDS encoding CsbD family protein, producing MGELTEKAKGLANEAAGNVKQAAGKATDNERLRAEGEAQERKGEAQNLKGKVQGALGDKV from the coding sequence ATGGGTGAACTGACCGAAAAAGCCAAAGGCCTTGCCAATGAAGCTGCCGGCAATGTCAAGCAGGCCGCCGGCAAGGCGACCGACAACGAGCGGCTGCGCGCCGAAGGCGAGGCGCAGGAACGCAAGGGCGAAGCCCAGAACCTGAAGGGCAAGGTCCAAGGCGCGCTCGGCGACAAGGTCTGA
- the pyrC gene encoding dihydroorotase has product MTDRLTIRRPDDWHVHLRDGAMLGHVAQYTARQFARAIVMPNLSPPVTTADEGRAYRDRINAAVPAGIDFTPLIVAYLTDHSTPDEMARGHAEGVFTAAKLYPAHATTGSAHGVTDIAKIMPVLERMADIGMPLLIHGEVTDHEVDIFDREAVFIDRTLEPLVRALPTLKIVFEHITTAEAAGFVADAPANVAATITPQHLHINRNAMLVGGIRPHAYCLPVAKREQHRLAVRAAATSGSPKFFLGTDSAPHAVHTKEAPCGCAGIFNAPYALESYIEAFDEDGALAHFEGFASEHGPRFYGLPLNTGTVTLERGETLVPDRIGEVVPFHAGETLGWRLV; this is encoded by the coding sequence ATGACCGACCGCCTGACCATCCGCCGCCCCGACGACTGGCATGTCCATCTGCGCGACGGCGCCATGCTGGGTCATGTCGCGCAATATACTGCGCGCCAGTTCGCGCGCGCGATCGTCATGCCGAACCTGTCGCCGCCGGTGACGACCGCCGATGAAGGCCGCGCGTATCGCGACCGGATCAACGCGGCGGTGCCCGCCGGGATCGATTTCACCCCGCTGATCGTCGCCTATCTCACCGATCACAGCACTCCGGATGAAATGGCCCGCGGCCATGCCGAGGGCGTGTTCACCGCCGCCAAGCTCTATCCCGCGCACGCGACCACCGGCAGCGCGCATGGCGTCACCGACATCGCAAAGATCATGCCCGTGCTCGAACGCATGGCTGATATCGGCATGCCGCTGCTGATCCACGGCGAGGTCACCGACCATGAAGTCGACATCTTCGACCGCGAGGCGGTGTTCATCGACCGTACGCTCGAACCGCTGGTCCGCGCCCTCCCCACGCTAAAGATCGTCTTCGAACATATCACCACCGCCGAAGCCGCTGGGTTCGTCGCCGACGCCCCCGCCAATGTCGCGGCGACGATCACGCCGCAGCATCTTCACATCAATCGCAACGCGATGCTCGTCGGCGGCATCCGCCCGCATGCCTATTGCCTGCCCGTCGCGAAGCGCGAGCAGCACCGGCTCGCGGTGCGGGCGGCCGCGACCTCGGGCTCGCCCAAATTCTTCCTCGGTACCGACAGCGCCCCGCACGCGGTGCATACGAAAGAGGCGCCCTGCGGCTGCGCGGGGATCTTCAACGCCCCCTATGCGCTCGAAAGCTACATCGAGGCCTTCGACGAAGACGGCGCCCTCGCCCATTTCGAAGGCTTCGCCAGCGAACACGGCCCGCGCTTCTACGGACTGCCGCTCAACACCGGCACGGTCACGCTCGAGCGCGGCGAGACACTCGTGCCCGACCGCATCGGCGAAGTCGTCCCCTTTCACGCGGGCGAAACGCTGGGCTGGCGGCTGGTCTGA
- a CDS encoding glycine zipper 2TM domain-containing protein, translating to MRNFTKGLMGAFAAASVALTAPAYAGIAAPAKAEGFHQLDQSSNFYRKKDRRYYARDQRVNSNTRVWRDRDGRYRCKKDNGTTGLLIGGAVGGVAGHEIAGNGDKLLGTVLGAAGGALLGREIDKDKYRCR from the coding sequence ATGCGTAATTTCACCAAGGGCCTGATGGGCGCTTTTGCCGCCGCCAGCGTCGCGCTGACCGCGCCTGCCTATGCGGGTATCGCGGCTCCGGCGAAGGCCGAAGGCTTCCATCAGCTCGACCAGTCGTCGAACTTCTATCGCAAAAAGGATCGCCGCTATTATGCCCGCGACCAACGCGTCAATTCGAACACCCGCGTATGGCGCGATCGCGACGGTCGTTATCGCTGTAAAAAGGACAATGGCACGACCGGTCTCCTGATCGGCGGCGCGGTCGGCGGTGTCGCGGGCCACGAGATCGCCGGTAACGGCGATAAGCTGCTTGGCACCGTTCTGGGTGCGGCTGGCGGCGCGTTGCTCGGCCGTGAGATCGACAAGGATAAATATCGTTGCCGCTAA
- the ygfZ gene encoding CAF17-like 4Fe-4S cluster assembly/insertion protein YgfZ: MINTTLNDRALIRLSGEDVRGFLQGLVTNDTSGNLPVWAALLTAQGKALFDFLIWGDEGDVLIDCERDAAEALAKRLTLYRLRRAITIAIEPGLAVHWAPEGDLGVVDPRLPELGQRWLAPADEGEGADAVWRAHRLALGVTEGRSELGDGTTLWLECNAIELNGVSFSKGCYVGQENTARMNWRQKVNRRLVVVPLAEADEKRQVIAYPDLGWSVEHRRVEAIDAAAAPPWMREGLAAGS; encoded by the coding sequence ATGATCAATACCACCCTCAACGACCGCGCCCTCATCCGTCTGTCGGGGGAGGATGTCCGCGGCTTCCTTCAGGGGCTGGTCACCAACGACACGTCGGGTAATCTGCCGGTGTGGGCCGCGCTGCTGACCGCGCAGGGCAAGGCGTTGTTCGATTTCCTGATCTGGGGCGACGAGGGCGATGTGCTCATTGATTGCGAGCGCGATGCCGCCGAGGCGCTCGCGAAGCGGCTGACGCTTTATCGTTTGCGCCGGGCGATCACGATCGCGATCGAGCCAGGTCTTGCGGTCCATTGGGCACCCGAAGGCGACCTCGGCGTCGTCGACCCGCGCCTGCCCGAACTTGGCCAGCGCTGGCTGGCGCCCGCCGACGAAGGCGAGGGCGCCGATGCCGTATGGCGCGCGCACCGGCTTGCGCTTGGCGTGACCGAGGGGCGTAGCGAGCTTGGCGACGGCACGACGCTTTGGCTCGAATGCAATGCCATCGAACTTAACGGCGTCAGCTTCAGCAAGGGCTGTTACGTCGGGCAGGAAAATACCGCGCGGATGAATTGGCGGCAAAAGGTCAACCGGCGGCTGGTCGTCGTGCCGCTCGCCGAGGCCGACGAAAAGCGGCAGGTGATCGCCTATCCCGACCTCGGCTGGTCGGTCGAGCATCGCCGCGTCGAGGCGATCGATGCCGCCGCGGCCCCGCCCTGGATGCGCGAGGGGCTCGCGGCCGGTTCATGA
- a CDS encoding GNAT family N-acetyltransferase, with the protein MLNGPLLVTERLILRPPATEDFDGFAEMCGEEETMRFIGGTCPRSQAWRMWCTLAGAWHIRGFSMFSVIERATGEWVGRLGPWEPDGWPAPEIGYGVRAKFAGKGYALEGSVAACDFAVEFLKWPELMHSIDPANTRSQALAKRLGATNSGPTRLPAPFEDAPVDAWTQSADAWRVKRKEFLP; encoded by the coding sequence ATGTTGAACGGCCCCCTGCTCGTCACCGAGCGGCTGATCCTGCGCCCACCCGCGACCGAGGATTTCGACGGCTTCGCCGAAATGTGCGGCGAAGAAGAGACGATGCGCTTCATCGGCGGCACCTGTCCGCGCTCGCAAGCGTGGCGTATGTGGTGCACGCTCGCCGGCGCCTGGCATATTCGCGGCTTTTCGATGTTCTCGGTGATCGAGCGCGCGACCGGCGAATGGGTTGGCCGGCTCGGCCCATGGGAGCCCGACGGCTGGCCCGCGCCCGAGATCGGCTATGGCGTGCGCGCCAAATTCGCCGGCAAGGGCTATGCGCTCGAAGGCAGCGTCGCCGCGTGCGACTTTGCGGTCGAGTTCCTGAAATGGCCCGAACTGATGCACAGCATCGACCCCGCCAACACCCGCTCGCAAGCGCTGGCGAAACGGCTCGGCGCCACGAACAGCGGCCCGACCCGCCTCCCCGCCCCCTTCGAGGACGCGCCGGTCGATGCGTGGACGCAAAGCGCCGATGCGTGGCGCGTCAAGCGCAAGGAGTTCCTGCCGTGA
- the accC gene encoding acetyl-CoA carboxylase biotin carboxylase subunit, which yields MAIEKLLIANRGEIALRIHRASHEMGIKTVAVHSTADADAMHVRLADEAVCIGPPAAKDSYLNIPAIISAAEITGADAIHPGYGFLSENERFAEIIEAHDMIFVGPKPEHIRTMGDKVEAKRTAVALGLPVVPGSPGAVTYGEECRKMAEEIGYPVLIKAASGGGGRGMKVVPDADSLESLMGQASSEAAAAFGDPTVYMEKYLGNPRHIEFQIFGDGRGNAIHLGERDCSLQRRHQKVLEEAPSPIISAEERARMGGICADAMAKMSYRGAGTIEFLWENGEFFFIEMNTRIQVEHPVTEMITGFDLVREQIRIAGGRDLSVKQEDLEFRGHAMECRINAEDPRTFLPSPGKVTNYHAAGGMHVRVDSGLYAGYSIPPYYDSMIGKLIVYGRTRESCMMRMRRALEEMVIAGVKTNIPLHQALLADPDVIHGDYTIKWLEEWLAKQDEAAKA from the coding sequence ATGGCCATCGAAAAGCTCCTGATCGCCAACCGCGGCGAGATCGCGCTGCGCATCCACCGCGCATCCCACGAAATGGGCATCAAGACCGTCGCGGTCCATTCGACCGCCGACGCCGACGCGATGCACGTCCGCCTCGCCGACGAGGCCGTGTGCATCGGCCCGCCCGCGGCGAAGGACAGCTATCTCAACATTCCCGCGATCATCTCGGCCGCCGAGATCACCGGCGCCGACGCGATCCATCCGGGCTATGGCTTCCTGTCCGAAAACGAGCGTTTCGCCGAGATCATCGAAGCGCATGACATGATTTTCGTCGGGCCGAAGCCCGAGCATATCCGCACGATGGGCGACAAGGTCGAGGCGAAACGCACCGCGGTCGCGCTCGGCCTGCCGGTCGTTCCGGGGTCGCCCGGCGCGGTCACCTATGGCGAAGAATGCCGGAAGATGGCCGAGGAGATCGGCTATCCGGTGCTGATCAAGGCGGCATCGGGCGGCGGCGGCCGCGGGATGAAGGTCGTACCCGACGCCGACAGCCTCGAAAGCCTGATGGGTCAGGCCTCATCCGAAGCGGCGGCGGCGTTCGGCGATCCGACCGTTTACATGGAAAAATATCTCGGCAACCCGCGCCATATCGAATTTCAGATATTCGGTGACGGCCGCGGCAACGCCATCCATTTGGGCGAGCGCGACTGCTCGCTCCAGCGCCGCCACCAGAAAGTGCTCGAAGAAGCCCCCTCGCCGATCATCTCGGCCGAGGAACGCGCGCGCATGGGCGGCATCTGCGCCGACGCGATGGCCAAAATGTCCTATCGCGGCGCCGGCACGATCGAATTTCTGTGGGAAAATGGCGAATTTTTCTTCATCGAGATGAACACGCGCATCCAGGTCGAGCATCCGGTGACCGAGATGATCACCGGCTTCGACCTAGTCCGCGAACAGATCCGCATCGCCGGCGGCCGTGATCTTTCGGTCAAACAGGAAGACCTGGAGTTTCGTGGTCACGCGATGGAATGCCGCATCAACGCCGAAGATCCACGCACCTTCCTGCCCTCGCCCGGCAAGGTCACCAACTATCACGCCGCGGGCGGCATGCATGTCCGCGTCGATAGCGGGCTCTATGCCGGCTATTCGATCCCGCCCTATTATGACAGCATGATCGGCAAGCTGATCGTCTATGGCCGCACGCGCGAAAGCTGCATGATGCGGATGCGCCGCGCGCTCGAGGAAATGGTGATCGCCGGGGTCAAGACGAACATCCCGCTGCATCAGGCGCTGCTCGCCGACCCCGATGTCATCCACGGCGACTATACGATCAAGTGGCTCGAGGAATGGCTGGCCAAGCAGGACGAAGCGGCGAAGGCCTAA
- a CDS encoding membrane protein, whose product MLNIGSLVIGAIALVLAVFAFIPLLGWANWVIVPFAVVGLALGAMSDKTSGRNLNIVVIVIGVIRLMLGGGII is encoded by the coding sequence ATGCTCAACATCGGATCGCTCGTCATTGGCGCTATCGCCTTGGTTCTGGCCGTTTTCGCGTTTATCCCGCTGCTCGGCTGGGCGAATTGGGTGATCGTGCCTTTCGCCGTCGTCGGGCTCGCGCTGGGCGCGATGTCGGATAAGACGAGCGGGCGGAACCTCAACATCGTCGTCATCGTCATCGGCGTCATCCGCCTGATGCTCGGCGGCGGCATCATCTGA
- the rarD gene encoding EamA family transporter RarD, giving the protein MNQPGAPSGSNQGGLPFAIGAYLIWGFVPLFFKLLSSVPPAEVLAQRIVWSLPLCFLIMVFRRQIGEYVAALRDWRVLRLLLVSSVLIALNWLVYIYSIFTDHVLAASLGYYLNPLVNVMLGMIFLGERLSRLQALAVVIAGIGVAILLAGALDTLWISLTLAFSFGTYGLIRKIVPVGSLPGLAIETTLLLPLAVAGAGYYIWLGDGRGFGSDAEISWLLAAGGVVTAVPLLLFATAARRMSYAALGFVQFLAPTLQFVLSLFVFHEPLKPAQLACFILIWASIAVFSFDMLRKMRAERMIEVA; this is encoded by the coding sequence ATGAACCAGCCTGGCGCCCCCTCGGGGAGCAATCAGGGCGGCTTGCCCTTTGCGATCGGCGCCTATCTGATCTGGGGCTTCGTCCCGCTCTTTTTCAAATTGCTGTCGAGCGTGCCGCCCGCCGAGGTGCTGGCACAGCGGATCGTCTGGTCGCTGCCGCTCTGTTTCCTGATCATGGTGTTCAGGCGGCAGATCGGCGAATATGTTGCGGCGCTCCGCGATTGGCGGGTGCTGCGCTTGCTGCTCGTCAGTTCGGTGCTGATCGCGCTCAACTGGCTCGTTTATATCTATTCGATCTTCACCGATCATGTGCTCGCGGCGAGTCTCGGCTATTATCTCAATCCGCTGGTCAATGTGATGCTGGGGATGATCTTCCTCGGTGAGCGATTGAGCCGGCTACAGGCGCTCGCGGTCGTCATCGCCGGGATCGGCGTCGCGATCCTGCTCGCAGGTGCGCTCGATACACTGTGGATCAGCCTGACTTTGGCGTTCAGCTTTGGCACCTATGGCCTGATCCGCAAGATCGTGCCGGTCGGCTCGCTGCCGGGGCTCGCGATCGAGACGACCTTATTGTTGCCGCTCGCGGTCGCGGGGGCGGGCTATTATATCTGGCTCGGCGACGGCCGCGGCTTTGGATCGGACGCGGAGATCAGCTGGCTGCTCGCCGCGGGCGGCGTCGTCACTGCGGTGCCGCTGTTGCTGTTCGCGACCGCGGCGCGGCGGATGAGCTATGCGGCGCTGGGCTTCGTCCAGTTCCTCGCGCCGACGCTCCAGTTCGTCTTGAGCCTGTTCGTCTTCCACGAGCCGCTGAAGCCCGCGCAGCTCGCCTGCTTCATCCTGATCTGGGCGAGCATCGCGGTGTTCAGTTTCGACATGCTGCGCAAGATGCGCGCCGAGCGGATGATCGAGGTGGCTTGA
- the accB gene encoding acetyl-CoA carboxylase biotin carboxyl carrier protein codes for MGDHKDNGINVDPAYVRALAELLDDTGLSEIEVEDGERKIRVARTLTAAAAPVAYAPAPVAATAPAAPAAAPAAAAPAVDSFAEAVKSPMVGTVYLSPEPGAPNFAAIGSAVKAGDTILIIEAMKVMNPIVAPAAGTLKGVHVENSQPVEFDQPLFTIG; via the coding sequence ATGGGTGACCATAAAGACAATGGCATCAACGTCGATCCGGCCTATGTGCGTGCGCTCGCCGAGCTGCTCGACGACACCGGATTGTCCGAAATCGAGGTCGAGGACGGCGAACGCAAGATCCGCGTCGCGCGCACGCTGACCGCCGCCGCGGCGCCCGTCGCCTACGCGCCGGCGCCGGTTGCAGCGACTGCCCCCGCCGCACCGGCGGCTGCCCCCGCTGCCGCTGCACCCGCCGTAGACAGCTTCGCCGAAGCCGTGAAATCCCCGATGGTCGGCACCGTCTATCTGTCGCCCGAACCCGGCGCGCCCAATTTCGCAGCCATCGGTTCGGCGGTGAAGGCCGGCGACACCATCCTGATCATCGAGGCGATGAAGGTCATGAACCCGATCGTCGCTCCCGCAGCCGGCACACTGAAGGGCGTGCATGTCGAGAACAGCCAGCCGGTCGAATTCGACCAGCCGCTGTTCACCATCGGCTGA
- a CDS encoding DUF1330 domain-containing protein, which translates to MSDQHIDPERAQFDAFKALPRDTVIHMLNLVRFKDKATYPDGHPLADKALTGAEAYRHYGADSGPIFQRVGGRVVWSGAMDTMVIGPADEHWDAVFIAEYPSSGAFMEMVTDPVYREAVIHRQAAVETSRLIRCAPKASRSETGFG; encoded by the coding sequence GTGAGCGACCAGCATATCGACCCCGAACGCGCGCAATTCGACGCATTCAAGGCCTTGCCTCGCGACACCGTCATCCACATGCTCAACCTCGTCCGCTTCAAGGACAAGGCGACCTACCCCGACGGTCACCCGTTGGCGGACAAAGCCCTCACGGGCGCCGAAGCCTATCGCCATTATGGCGCCGACAGCGGCCCGATATTCCAGCGCGTGGGCGGCCGTGTCGTGTGGAGCGGCGCGATGGATACGATGGTGATCGGCCCCGCCGACGAGCATTGGGATGCGGTCTTCATCGCCGAATATCCCAGCAGCGGCGCCTTCATGGAAATGGTCACCGATCCCGTCTATCGCGAGGCCGTGATCCACCGCCAGGCGGCGGTCGAAACCTCGCGCCTCATCCGCTGCGCGCCAAAAGCGTCTCGCTCCGAGACAGGTTTCGGCTAA
- the thiS gene encoding sulfur carrier protein ThiS gives MISVILNGETRQVREGSVADLVASLGLDVKKVAVERNRAIVPRSTLADVALAEGDALEIVHFVGGGC, from the coding sequence GTGATTTCTGTGATCCTCAATGGCGAAACGCGGCAGGTGCGCGAAGGCAGCGTTGCCGATCTCGTCGCCTCGCTGGGGCTCGACGTGAAAAAGGTCGCGGTCGAGCGCAATCGCGCGATCGTGCCGCGCTCGACGCTGGCTGACGTTGCGCTCGCCGAGGGCGATGCGCTGGAAATCGTTCATTTTGTGGGAGGCGGTTGTTGA